A section of the Pleurocapsa minor HA4230-MV1 genome encodes:
- a CDS encoding NHLP bacteriocin export ABC transporter permease/ATPase subunit produces MNGQTFKTNARSLVWLKLQSGYLRWRGFPEILLTSATAIVPLNNNTWLEADGVAQLELKSSETISNLDDLILGISQLHQYYLYCFHLQEKQDQVEEPEHLDLPGQICQVKASEPILLNDPQSLWVVQSGSIAIFAVTVNQGVIEGTRRYLCSCDLQEAMFGNLTHSSNSSGSSSQLIAVPIGNTKLRKISGADLQELFARYKSQVLGWIEIWLTKLDKALTQVSSPKIQIKANIAGRFSLTDSQTFQTDTELVWLKLQSGYLRWRGFSELLLTSTTAIVPLNHNTWLEADGAVQLELKSGETISSLDDLILGVDQLHQYYLYCFQLQEKQDQGEELERLKAQKNLNLQVASEAFGELAAPLMPQQNYLYLEGAPLLVAAGAVGKALGVTICPPAKSEDLARIKEPLEAIARASRLRMRQVLLEDDWWQQDCGPLVAYTKSDRLPIALLPTAGNRYLLFDPIGKTKIAVNEQMAAAISSKAYMFYRSFPNKVLQLFDISRFALFGRQKDLLLIVAMGISSTLLGMLTPFTTSILIDSAIPDSDRGLLWQIGLGLIIAAIATALFRLTQGLSLLRVETASDASTQAAVWDRLLNLPISFFRQYTTGDLQSRVNSVTSIRRQLGGNTLINLITGCFALLNLALLFYYSIKLALVALAVSLLIVVVTSISGSILVQKVHPLLEMEGNIFGHVVQLINGIAKLHVAGAEERAFASWSKSYRQQIKLELSTQYIEDAVALFNTVMPTITSGILYWFTIKMLTDPEASAASTLTVGSFLAFNTAFSTFIKGATDVSNTVTDVLQVLPQWKRARPITQAVSEVDLTKADPGKLMGKITLDRISFRYQADGALILNDVTIKAEPGEFIALVGSSGSGKSTLLRLILGFESPEEGKVYFDGQDLSGLNINAVRRQLGVVLQNGKIMSGSIFDNLSGGAQVTLDEAWAAAKMSGFAEDISAMPMGMHTVISEGGGNLSGGQRQRLIIAKALILKPNILLFDEATSALDNRTQAIVSKNLDTLKVTRVVIAHRLSTIQNADRIYVLSGGSVIQQGNFEELSNCEGLFADLIRRQLVEN; encoded by the coding sequence ATGAATGGTCAAACTTTTAAAACTAATGCCAGATCTTTGGTTTGGCTTAAACTACAGTCAGGTTACTTACGTTGGCGGGGATTTCCCGAAATACTCTTAACTTCTGCCACTGCAATTGTGCCGTTAAATAATAATACCTGGCTAGAAGCGGATGGGGTAGCTCAACTAGAGCTAAAATCTAGCGAGACCATCTCTAATTTAGACGACCTTATTCTGGGAATTTCCCAGCTACACCAATATTACCTTTATTGTTTTCACCTGCAAGAAAAGCAAGACCAAGTTGAAGAACCAGAGCATTTGGACTTACCAGGACAAATATGTCAGGTTAAAGCTAGCGAACCAATTTTACTTAACGATCCTCAAAGTCTTTGGGTGGTTCAATCGGGTTCTATTGCTATTTTTGCGGTTACAGTCAACCAGGGTGTGATTGAAGGTACTCGTCGCTATTTATGTAGTTGCGATCTCCAAGAAGCAATGTTTGGTAATCTTACCCACAGCAGCAACAGTAGTGGCAGTAGTTCTCAGCTAATAGCCGTACCAATTGGCAACACAAAGTTACGTAAAATAAGCGGAGCAGATCTTCAAGAATTATTTGCCCGTTATAAATCCCAGGTACTTGGTTGGATTGAAATTTGGCTCACAAAGTTAGACAAGGCTCTTACTCAAGTTAGCAGTCCCAAAATTCAAATTAAAGCCAATATAGCAGGGCGATTTTCTTTGACGGATAGTCAAACTTTTCAAACTGATACAGAGTTAGTTTGGCTCAAACTACAGTCAGGTTACTTACGCTGGCGCGGATTTTCCGAACTACTTTTAACTTCTACCACTGCAATTGTGCCGTTGAATCATAATACCTGGCTAGAAGCGGATGGGGCAGTTCAACTAGAGCTAAAATCTGGCGAGACAATTTCTAGTTTAGACGACCTTATTCTAGGAGTTGACCAACTCCATCAATATTACCTTTATTGTTTTCAGCTTCAAGAAAAGCAAGACCAAGGCGAAGAACTAGAGCGGTTAAAGGCGCAAAAAAATCTAAATTTGCAGGTAGCTTCAGAAGCTTTTGGCGAATTGGCAGCTCCTTTAATGCCTCAACAAAATTACTTATATTTAGAAGGCGCACCTTTATTAGTAGCAGCAGGAGCAGTGGGGAAAGCTTTAGGGGTAACAATTTGTCCTCCTGCCAAATCTGAGGATTTAGCTCGTATTAAAGAGCCATTAGAAGCGATCGCCCGAGCTTCTCGGCTACGTATGCGCCAGGTGCTGTTAGAGGATGATTGGTGGCAACAAGATTGTGGCCCTCTGGTGGCATATACAAAATCAGACCGTCTACCAATAGCGTTATTGCCTACTGCTGGTAATCGCTATCTACTATTCGATCCTATTGGCAAAACCAAAATAGCTGTTAACGAGCAGATGGCAGCAGCTATTTCCTCTAAAGCCTATATGTTTTATCGTTCTTTCCCCAATAAAGTACTCCAGCTTTTTGATATTAGCCGCTTTGCCCTATTCGGTCGTCAAAAAGATTTACTGCTAATTGTGGCAATGGGCATTTCCAGCACCCTATTGGGTATGCTTACCCCCTTTACTACGAGCATCTTAATTGATAGTGCCATTCCCGATAGCGATCGCGGTTTACTATGGCAAATTGGTCTAGGACTAATTATTGCAGCGATCGCTACAGCTCTGTTTCGTCTAACTCAAGGACTTTCTCTTCTGAGGGTAGAAACTGCTTCTGATGCTTCTACTCAAGCAGCAGTATGGGATCGCTTACTCAATTTACCTATATCTTTTTTTCGTCAATACACTACAGGCGATTTACAGTCTAGGGTTAACTCTGTAACCTCTATCCGCCGTCAATTGGGGGGAAATACTTTAATCAATCTAATTACTGGTTGTTTTGCCCTGCTCAACTTAGCATTGCTATTTTATTACAGCATCAAATTAGCTTTGGTAGCTCTAGCTGTATCTTTATTAATAGTTGTTGTGACATCAATTTCTGGTTCGATCTTAGTCCAAAAGGTTCATCCCTTACTAGAAATGGAAGGTAATATTTTCGGACACGTAGTTCAACTAATTAATGGCATTGCCAAACTCCACGTAGCGGGGGCGGAAGAACGTGCTTTTGCCTCCTGGAGTAAAAGCTATCGTCAACAAATTAAACTAGAACTCAGCACTCAATACATAGAAGACGCAGTGGCACTGTTTAATACCGTAATGCCGACCATCACTTCAGGAATTTTGTATTGGTTCACAATTAAAATGCTTACCGACCCCGAAGCTAGTGCAGCCTCAACATTAACTGTTGGGTCTTTCTTGGCTTTCAACACTGCCTTTAGTACCTTTATCAAAGGAGCGACTGATGTTAGCAATACCGTTACCGATGTTCTCCAAGTTTTACCCCAGTGGAAACGAGCTAGACCAATTACTCAAGCGGTATCAGAAGTAGATTTGACGAAGGCAGATCCAGGAAAACTGATGGGCAAAATTACTTTAGACCGCATCTCATTTCGCTATCAAGCAGATGGAGCATTAATTTTAAATGATGTAACTATCAAAGCAGAACCTGGAGAGTTTATTGCCTTAGTTGGTAGCTCTGGCAGCGGAAAATCGACGCTTTTACGGTTAATTCTCGGATTTGAGTCTCCTGAAGAAGGAAAAGTTTATTTTGATGGACAAGACTTATCTGGACTCAATATTAATGCCGTTCGTCGTCAGCTAGGAGTAGTACTACAAAATGGCAAGATTATGTCAGGCTCTATTTTTGACAATCTGTCTGGAGGGGCACAAGTCACCCTCGATGAAGCTTGGGCGGCTGCAAAAATGTCGGGATTTGCCGAGGATATTTCGGCGATGCCCATGGGTATGCATACTGTAATTAGCGAAGGAGGAGGCAATCTTTCTGGAGGTCAGCGACAAAGGCTAATTATTGCCAAAGCTTTAATCTTAAAGCCAAATATTTTGCTCTTTGATGAGGCTACCAGTGCCTTAGATAATCGCACTCAAGCCATAGTCAGTAAAAATTTAGACACATTAAAAGTGACTAGAGTTGTCATTGCTCATCGGCTGAGTACGATTCAAAATGCCGATCGCATATATGTTTTGTCAGGAGGGAGTGTTATCCAACAGGGTAACTTTGAAGAGTTATCTAATTGTGAAGGGTTGTTTGCCGATTTGATCCGCAGACAACTAGTAGAAAACTAA
- a CDS encoding HAMP domain-containing protein, whose translation MKHLYRLLFPPAWSIAAKISLALLSAVLIPMSFNAYYNLQHSLYNAEQSEYRQLELLATSTASRLDQLIIDSQNVVSQVSTEPKVLDFIEATTAKKQQKLQSTQASTEPKVLNFIEVTTAKKQQELQATTVTKQQELQSAVQSTLNNIFRSNKNYDAIFLIDRQGNCLASTNSSFVNRNFSSRDYFREAIQGNNYASDLITDSTTKKSGFYLSQTIWSSQGKIIGIAVLKIKEDSINEIVDRLRLESGSYAFLVDSLGVIINHPEKDYIYHSLTTLSPEVQTKIAKDRRYPISQVESLDLPEVAEAMIGSQQPGHVNCVSPLEHSLQMVGFAPLEVQQWVMGVSKPKTAFVQNSLIWENILNVIIVGAIAAAFALLLARSISKPIRKLTKTAKSLEQGNFEYERLLSISHGQDDIGQLVRVFIHMAQEVESREKKLKQKVQKLNIEVDRAKKERQVEEVTGTKYFQQLQLRAKKLRQRNTSSDQNWQEHFQQLQKKAQKMRIRSLTTS comes from the coding sequence ATGAAACATTTATATCGATTATTATTTCCTCCAGCTTGGTCGATCGCTGCTAAAATTTCACTAGCATTGCTATCGGCGGTACTCATTCCAATGAGTTTTAATGCTTATTACAATCTCCAACACAGTTTGTATAATGCAGAACAAAGTGAATATCGTCAATTAGAATTATTAGCAACTAGTACCGCTAGCCGTCTAGATCAGCTAATTATTGATAGTCAAAACGTTGTCTCTCAGGTTAGTACTGAGCCAAAAGTATTAGATTTTATTGAGGCAACGACAGCAAAAAAACAGCAAAAATTACAATCTACTCAGGCTAGTACTGAGCCAAAAGTATTAAATTTTATTGAGGTAACGACAGCAAAAAAGCAGCAAGAATTACAGGCAACGACAGTAACAAAGCAGCAAGAATTACAATCTGCTGTTCAATCAACATTAAACAATATTTTTCGCTCTAACAAAAACTATGATGCGATCTTTTTGATAGATAGACAAGGTAATTGCTTGGCTTCTACCAATTCTAGTTTTGTCAATCGCAACTTTAGTTCACGAGACTATTTTCGAGAGGCAATTCAAGGAAATAATTATGCCTCAGATCTAATTACCGACAGTACAACCAAAAAATCGGGTTTTTATCTATCCCAAACAATTTGGTCTAGTCAAGGCAAAATTATTGGGATAGCGGTACTCAAAATTAAAGAAGATAGCATTAATGAGATCGTCGATCGCCTCAGGCTAGAATCTGGCAGCTACGCTTTTCTGGTTGATAGTTTGGGAGTGATTATTAATCATCCAGAAAAAGATTATATTTATCACAGCTTAACTACTTTATCTCCAGAAGTACAGACAAAGATCGCCAAAGATCGACGTTATCCAATTTCTCAAGTAGAAAGTTTAGATCTTCCAGAAGTAGCCGAAGCTATGATTGGTTCTCAGCAACCAGGTCATGTAAATTGTGTTTCCCCTCTGGAACATAGTCTCCAGATGGTTGGTTTTGCACCTCTTGAAGTCCAGCAATGGGTAATGGGCGTTAGCAAGCCAAAAACTGCATTTGTTCAAAATAGCTTAATTTGGGAAAACATTTTAAATGTAATTATCGTTGGTGCGATCGCAGCAGCTTTTGCTTTACTGTTGGCTCGTAGTATTTCTAAACCAATTCGCAAATTAACCAAAACAGCCAAATCCTTGGAGCAAGGTAATTTTGAATATGAGCGTTTACTTTCCATCTCCCATGGCCAAGATGATATTGGTCAATTAGTGCGAGTCTTTATACACATGGCTCAAGAAGTAGAGTCTAGAGAGAAAAAACTCAAGCAAAAAGTCCAGAAGCTAAATATTGAAGTCGACAGAGCTAAAAAAGAACGTCAAGTAGAAGAAGTTACAGGAACTAAGTATTTCCAGCAGTTGCAACTAAGAGCTAAAAAACTGAGACAGCGCAATACTTCAAGCGATCAAAATTGGCAAGAACATTTCCAACAATTACAGAAAAAGGCTCAAAAAATGAGAATTCGTTCGCTAACAACTAGCTAA
- a CDS encoding response regulator — protein MTKILVIENDRETREILLECLKLKGFEVISAENDLQGVKQAHIHLPDVIICDATLPELDSYGVLKTLRQNLNTAIIPLIFLTDKSSQQEMHQGMELGANDYLVKPFTPKELLGAIAASVK, from the coding sequence ATGACTAAAATACTAGTAATTGAAAACGACAGAGAAACCAGAGAGATATTGCTCGAATGTTTGAAACTAAAAGGATTTGAAGTAATCAGTGCTGAAAATGATCTTCAAGGAGTAAAACAAGCTCATATCCATTTACCAGACGTAATTATTTGTGATGCTACACTGCCCGAATTAGACAGTTACGGAGTTCTGAAAACACTACGTCAAAATTTAAATACGGCAATTATTCCTTTAATCTTTCTGACGGATAAAAGTAGTCAGCAAGAAATGCATCAGGGTATGGAATTAGGCGCAAATGATTATCTGGTTAAACCATTTACCCCAAAAGAGCTACTAGGTGCGATCGCTGCTTCAGTCAAATAA
- a CDS encoding MinD/ParA family protein: MCQVVSIHSFRGGTGKSNLVANVAATIASQGKNVGVVDTDIQSPGIHILFGLDENKIDYSLNDYLWGKCGIQDTAYDVSHIFPQQINSNIYLIPSSIKAGQIARILREGYDVSKLNDGFQKLIDCLNLDYLLIDTHPGLNEETLLSIAISDTLVVLLRPDNQDFQGTGVTVEVARKLQVPKMLMVVNKVLPEFDFDALRQDIETTYDTPLAGIIPLSAEMVQLASSGIFCLQYPDHSISKTIAKIAAQILGERQKVLVSNRNF; encoded by the coding sequence ATGTGTCAAGTTGTTTCAATTCATTCTTTTCGCGGTGGTACTGGCAAATCTAATTTAGTTGCTAATGTCGCAGCCACTATAGCAAGTCAGGGAAAAAATGTCGGTGTGGTTGATACCGATATTCAATCTCCAGGAATTCATATTCTTTTTGGCTTAGACGAAAATAAAATTGACTATTCCTTAAATGATTATCTTTGGGGCAAGTGTGGTATTCAAGATACTGCTTATGATGTCAGTCATATTTTTCCCCAGCAAATAAACAGCAATATTTACCTGATACCTTCTAGTATTAAAGCTGGTCAAATCGCTCGTATTCTTAGAGAAGGTTATGACGTAAGCAAACTCAATGATGGCTTTCAAAAACTGATTGATTGTTTAAATTTAGACTATTTATTGATTGATACTCACCCTGGTCTAAACGAAGAAACCCTACTGTCTATAGCTATTTCAGATACACTTGTAGTTCTTTTGCGTCCAGACAATCAAGATTTTCAAGGAACTGGAGTAACAGTTGAAGTAGCTCGCAAACTGCAAGTACCCAAAATGCTAATGGTAGTAAACAAAGTACTACCAGAGTTCGATTTTGACGCTCTGCGCCAAGATATTGAGACTACCTACGATACTCCATTGGCAGGAATTATACCTTTATCGGCAGAAATGGTGCAGCTTGCCAGCAGCGGTATTTTTTGTCTACAGTATCCCGATCACTCTATCAGCAAAACAATAGCAAAAATTGCTGCGCAGATTCTTGGTGAACGACAAAAAGTTTTAGTAAGCAACCGTAATTTCTAA
- a CDS encoding aspartyl/asparaginyl beta-hydroxylase domain-containing protein produces MFYNPALFDFTQEFERNWQTIRHEYYQLDRHIINLHRNQPHQAYFKTLMYNNAWMPSWQVNSRKPNYDWLTYALSYQGLLPSEAPEKFPSIAALLTRLSGFRVCAFSRMEKFSFIAPHKHEDLGGNLLTYHLGIDVVPGKNYLWVDNKFEEQCNRKSIIFDGSYEHFALNMSDTKRIVLYLEFDKTKIKFR; encoded by the coding sequence GTGTTTTATAACCCCGCATTGTTTGATTTTACTCAAGAATTCGAGCGCAATTGGCAAACAATTCGTCATGAATATTACCAGCTAGATCGCCATATTATAAATTTACATCGCAATCAGCCTCACCAAGCATATTTCAAAACACTAATGTATAACAATGCTTGGATGCCATCTTGGCAAGTTAACTCTAGAAAGCCTAATTATGATTGGCTAACTTATGCTTTGTCTTATCAAGGTTTATTGCCATCCGAAGCGCCAGAAAAGTTCCCCAGCATAGCTGCTTTACTGACTAGATTATCTGGGTTTAGAGTCTGTGCTTTTTCTCGGATGGAAAAGTTTTCTTTTATTGCTCCTCACAAACATGAGGATTTGGGAGGAAATTTGCTAACTTATCACCTAGGAATAGATGTTGTCCCAGGCAAAAATTATCTTTGGGTAGACAACAAGTTTGAAGAACAGTGTAATCGTAAGTCAATTATTTTTGATGGCTCATACGAGCATTTTGCCTTGAATATGTCTGATACCAAGCGAATTGTTCTGTATCTAGAATTTGACAAAACTAAAATTAAATTTAGATGA